One Arthrobacter sp. StoSoilB19 DNA window includes the following coding sequences:
- a CDS encoding HAMP domain-containing sensor histidine kinase produces the protein MRLRVLGVLSVLCLVVVFLISGTILGSASRELTQELQINRAASLNRLAQVAFDAAGDGDTVRLQREMDTYSGLYGEGIVVRVQQDILASGGLDAGRSDVQDALSLARLNVSNTSLEPLEPFGSSSRVIFRPFGSASQVLGAVVLDVRAGTAQQKLRERWLAVGIAALALAAVLLVGAARVTGWVLRPVLRLDSAVHELERTGRAGRLPDDGPPELRELSRSFTAMARTVSASMAAQRQLIADASHQLRNPVGALRLRLDLLQLELKTAREHDAAERALTELERVEEILDGVLKLAAAEHRASEGYLRASGTPADHAAAQPVDPFPILQGELERAAPLAEQAGCRLVLAAAPQPAALVACHPAELAQMAGELLNNAIKYAPGATVTAAVRTEKDAVVVEISDDGPGLSESERASAATRFWRSPRHSSVPGTGLGMTIVGELAAANGARLVLAEAAPHGLAARIRFPTPSAAQLAVGSGRDGARA, from the coding sequence TGCTCTGCCTGGTGGTGGTCTTCCTGATTTCGGGGACCATCCTGGGGTCTGCCTCCCGCGAGCTGACGCAGGAACTCCAGATCAACCGGGCGGCGTCCCTGAACCGGCTGGCGCAGGTCGCTTTTGATGCCGCAGGCGACGGCGACACCGTGCGGCTGCAGCGGGAGATGGACACCTATTCCGGGCTTTACGGGGAAGGAATCGTAGTACGGGTCCAGCAGGACATCCTGGCGTCCGGCGGCCTGGATGCAGGGCGGTCCGACGTGCAGGATGCCCTGTCCCTTGCCCGGCTGAACGTGAGCAACACATCCCTGGAACCGCTGGAGCCCTTCGGTTCCAGTTCCCGCGTCATCTTCAGGCCCTTCGGCAGTGCCAGCCAGGTCCTGGGCGCCGTGGTCCTTGACGTCCGCGCCGGCACGGCGCAGCAAAAGCTCCGGGAGCGGTGGCTCGCGGTGGGTATCGCTGCGCTTGCCTTGGCCGCCGTGCTGTTGGTGGGCGCCGCGCGGGTCACCGGCTGGGTGCTGCGGCCCGTCCTGCGGCTGGACTCAGCGGTACACGAGCTGGAGCGGACCGGGCGGGCCGGGCGCCTACCGGACGACGGACCGCCCGAACTGCGGGAACTGAGCCGGTCCTTCACGGCGATGGCACGGACCGTGAGCGCCAGCATGGCGGCCCAGCGGCAGCTGATTGCGGACGCGTCGCACCAGCTGCGGAACCCAGTGGGGGCACTCCGGCTGCGGCTGGACCTGCTCCAGCTCGAGCTGAAGACCGCCCGCGAGCACGACGCCGCCGAGCGCGCCCTGACGGAGCTTGAGCGGGTGGAGGAGATCCTGGACGGGGTCCTGAAGCTCGCCGCCGCGGAGCACAGGGCATCCGAAGGGTACCTGCGGGCGTCCGGCACTCCCGCAGACCATGCGGCCGCCCAGCCCGTGGACCCGTTTCCCATCCTCCAGGGGGAGCTGGAGCGGGCAGCACCGCTGGCGGAGCAGGCCGGTTGCCGGCTGGTCCTTGCCGCGGCGCCGCAGCCGGCGGCACTGGTTGCCTGCCACCCGGCAGAACTGGCGCAGATGGCTGGCGAACTGCTCAACAACGCCATCAAGTACGCCCCGGGTGCCACCGTCACCGCTGCCGTGCGGACGGAAAAGGACGCGGTGGTGGTGGAGATTTCCGACGACGGGCCGGGGCTTTCGGAGTCCGAGCGCGCCTCGGCTGCCACCAGGTTTTGGCGGTCTCCGAGGCACTCTTCGGTTCCGGGGACCGGACTGGGCATGACCATTGTGGGCGAGCTTGCCGCCGCGAACGGGGCCCGGCTGGTGCTGGCCGAAGCGGCCCCCCACGGTCTCGCGGCCCGGATCCGGTTCCCCACCCCATCGGCGGCCCAGCTGGCAGTTGGGTCCGGCAGGGATGGTGCCCGTGCGTGA
- a CDS encoding helix-turn-helix transcriptional regulator, with protein MHFFTYSSEMSPSSWNRDVSQPSSTAAPELDVIALGRRVRHLRKQARLTLDDLSAAVGTAPSQLSLIENGKREPKLTLLQHLAGALNVTIDQLLGAEPPSRRAALEIELERYQRGPLYESLDLPKIRISSRLPLDVLEAQVGLLHELERKMNEQVATPEEARRANGELRAMMRERGNYFPEYEAEAQKVLKEVGYTTGPLSQHVIADIAAHLGFTLHHVGDLPHSTRSVTDLKNRRIYLTQSQRQDHDPRSVLLQALGHYVLGHETPRNYGDFLAQRVATNYFAAALLLPEQATVEFLQKAKAAKEIAVEDIRDAFAVSYETAAHRFTNLATKHLGITTHFQKTHQSGIIYKAYENDGVNFPQDHTGAIEGQPSCKAWTSRAVFDVPDKFSAYSQYTDTPSGTYWCTARTERSAAGEFSLSIGVPYQHVKWFRGRETTARATSNCPDPTCCKRPPAELATQWAGNAWPSARAHSHLLAAMPPGAFPGVDETEVYSFLQAHSGS; from the coding sequence ATGCACTTCTTCACGTATTCTTCAGAAATGTCACCTTCAAGCTGGAACAGGGACGTTTCCCAGCCGTCGTCCACCGCCGCCCCGGAACTGGACGTCATTGCCCTGGGTCGCCGCGTCCGCCATCTGCGCAAACAAGCCAGGCTCACGCTCGATGACCTGAGCGCCGCCGTCGGCACCGCTCCCAGCCAGCTCAGCCTGATCGAAAACGGCAAGCGTGAACCCAAGCTGACCCTGCTCCAGCACCTCGCGGGGGCGCTCAATGTCACCATCGACCAGCTGCTGGGGGCCGAGCCGCCCAGCCGCCGCGCCGCCCTGGAAATCGAGCTGGAACGGTACCAGCGCGGTCCGCTTTATGAATCCCTGGACCTGCCGAAAATCCGCATCAGTTCGCGGCTGCCGCTGGATGTGCTGGAGGCCCAGGTGGGGCTGCTGCATGAGCTCGAACGGAAGATGAACGAGCAGGTGGCCACCCCCGAGGAAGCCCGCCGCGCCAACGGGGAACTGCGGGCCATGATGCGGGAACGTGGGAACTACTTTCCGGAGTACGAAGCCGAGGCCCAGAAGGTCCTCAAGGAGGTGGGCTACACCACCGGTCCGCTGAGCCAGCACGTCATCGCAGACATCGCCGCGCACCTCGGTTTCACCCTGCACCACGTGGGTGATTTGCCGCATTCCACCCGCTCGGTGACGGATTTGAAGAACCGCAGAATTTACCTGACCCAGAGCCAGCGGCAGGACCACGACCCCCGCTCCGTGCTGCTCCAGGCTCTTGGCCACTACGTCCTGGGCCACGAAACGCCCCGGAACTACGGCGACTTCCTGGCCCAGCGGGTGGCCACCAACTATTTCGCCGCGGCCCTGCTCCTGCCCGAGCAGGCCACCGTGGAATTTCTGCAAAAAGCCAAGGCGGCCAAGGAAATCGCCGTCGAGGACATCCGGGACGCGTTCGCTGTGTCCTACGAGACCGCCGCGCACCGGTTCACCAACCTGGCCACCAAGCACCTGGGCATCACCACGCATTTCCAGAAGACACACCAGAGCGGCATCATTTACAAGGCGTATGAGAACGACGGCGTGAACTTCCCCCAGGACCATACCGGCGCCATTGAGGGCCAGCCGTCGTGCAAGGCCTGGACGTCACGTGCGGTGTTCGACGTGCCGGACAAGTTCAGCGCGTACAGCCAATACACGGATACGCCGTCCGGGACCTACTGGTGCACCGCCCGTACCGAGCGCTCGGCCGCCGGGGAGTTCTCCCTGAGCATCGGGGTCCCGTACCAGCACGTGAAGTGGTTCCGCGGCCGGGAGACCACCGCGCGGGCCACATCCAACTGCCCGGATCCCACCTGCTGCAAGCGGCCACCAGCCGAACTGGCCACGCAGTGGGCCGGCAACGCGTGGCCCTCAGCGCGGGCGCACTCGCACCTGCTCGCCGCCATGCCTCCGGGAGCCTTCCCGGGCGTGGACGAAACCGAGGTGTACAGCTTCCTGCAGGCCCACTCGGGGAGCTGA
- a CDS encoding TAXI family TRAP transporter solute-binding subunit, with translation MREPGAPGGAAAHPRRRSVLKSALAVGLSACLPPALSACTGGDRPESLIVAGGEPGGFYLEFATLLAAALERHGLAQHARAVTTGGSLDNIAELRAGRAAFAVALADAANQEPGADAAGIAAVGKVYENYVHCVVRKDSGIREISGLAGRRVAVGQPGSGTSLTTPRLFEAAGLGTSAGAAAPPAGSAAVENLGLNDGIAALKAGAVDALFWSGGVPTAAIAAAQQEVALGLLDLSGLLPELRRRYGGIYDRVLIPEGSYPGVPAVWTVGAPNLLLCRRDLDNATVERTVQLLVHSAAELIPQSSLGVQFLSAESLINTAGVPLHPAAADAYRALHG, from the coding sequence GTGCGTGAACCTGGCGCCCCGGGCGGTGCTGCCGCCCACCCGCGGCGGCGTTCCGTGCTCAAGTCAGCCCTCGCCGTCGGACTCTCCGCATGCCTGCCGCCTGCGCTCAGTGCCTGCACCGGCGGGGACCGGCCGGAGAGCCTCATTGTGGCGGGCGGCGAACCGGGCGGTTTCTACCTTGAGTTCGCAACCCTGCTGGCCGCTGCCCTGGAACGCCACGGATTGGCGCAGCACGCCAGGGCCGTGACCACCGGGGGAAGCCTGGACAACATCGCGGAACTGCGGGCGGGACGGGCAGCGTTTGCTGTGGCCCTGGCGGATGCTGCGAACCAGGAGCCGGGCGCTGACGCCGCCGGGATCGCCGCGGTCGGCAAAGTGTATGAAAACTATGTCCACTGCGTGGTGCGGAAGGACAGCGGCATCCGGGAAATTTCCGGGTTGGCAGGACGCCGGGTCGCCGTGGGCCAGCCCGGCTCCGGCACGTCGCTGACCACGCCCCGGTTGTTCGAAGCGGCGGGGCTGGGTACCTCGGCAGGTGCCGCTGCGCCGCCAGCCGGAAGCGCCGCCGTCGAAAACCTTGGCCTGAATGACGGCATCGCCGCCCTCAAGGCAGGGGCCGTCGACGCCCTGTTCTGGTCCGGTGGCGTTCCCACTGCCGCCATCGCCGCGGCACAGCAGGAGGTGGCCCTGGGCCTTCTGGACCTGTCCGGCCTGCTGCCGGAACTGCGGCGGCGGTACGGCGGCATCTACGACCGCGTGCTCATCCCGGAGGGCAGCTATCCCGGAGTGCCGGCGGTGTGGACGGTGGGCGCTCCCAACCTGCTCCTGTGCCGCCGGGACCTGGACAATGCCACCGTGGAGCGGACGGTGCAGCTGCTGGTGCATTCGGCCGCCGAGCTGATCCCCCAGTCCAGCCTGGGCGTGCAGTTCCTCAGCGCCGAGAGCCTCATCAACACCGCCGGGGTCCCCCTGCACCCGGCCGCGGCGGACGCGTACCGGGCGCTGCACGGCTAA